TGGACTAGGATGATGCATCTAACTGGCCGTTTTAAACTAGTAGAGAAACAAAAGACAGCTAATTTAAACCTCTGTATTCATGCAGAGGTTTTTTGTATGCCCTAATATTTTTCTGAAATAGGGGTTTGTTGTTGTTTACAAAACAAATATTGACTTTTTTTGTACTGAAGCAAACAAAGTCGATATTTGACTACATATGCTTTTATGCCTAAATAACAAAAAAAGGGTGGAGAGAAGTGGGGAGATGTGGTACATTAATGTTAGAAAGTGGGGTTGTGTATCATGTTTATGGGAGAATTCCATCACAACATTGATCAAAAAGGTCGTATGATTATCCCTGTTAAGTTTAGAGATAATCTAGGTGATTCTTTTGTCCTTACAAGAGGGTTAGATCAGTGTTTATTTGCTTACCCCTTGAGTGAATGGAGCATTATTGAAGAGAAGCTCAAAAGCCTCCCATTAACAAAAAAAGATGCACGTGCTTTTACTCGTTTCTTTTTTTCCGGCGCTATAGATTGTGAAATTGATAAGCAAGGTAGAATAAATATACCTATTTCACTGAGGAAATACGCCTTAATTGAAAAGGAATGTGTAGTAATTGGTGTCTCTAATCGCATTGAAATTTGGAGTAAGATAAGTTGGGATCAATATGTTTCTGAATCTGAGGAATCTTTCGCTGAAATCGCAGAAAACATGATCGACTTTAACTTTTAATGAACTAGTTTAAAGCAGGTGCTTTTTTCAAACTTTGTTGCTACTATTTCATGGTCACTGATTAAACTTGATTTTATGCGAGTTTCTAGATTATTTAGAAGAAAAGCTGCCACGAAACTTTAACTAATATCATGTTTATTACTTAGTATGAAAAACAACAATCGAAATGAAAACAGCATATGCGTAACATAGTTATTTACTTAATTGATAATTTGAACAGAGAGACAAATACTACTCAATATGTAGAAAATATGGGCAAAGTATATTTGTCTCAAGGTGGTGCTAGACATGTTTAAACATAAGACAGTTTTATTAGACGAAGCAGTAGATGGTTTAAGAATTAATCCAGACGGCATCTATGTTGACTGTACTCTCGGTGGTGCAGGTCATAGTGAATTAATTGCTAGCAAGCTATCTAATAGTGGAAGATTAATTGCGTTTGACCAAGATGAAACAGCGATCGAACATGCTAAAAAAAAATTAGCTAAACATCAAGATAAGATTACGATCATAAAGAGTAATTTTCGATATATACAACAGAAGCTAGCTGAAATAGATATTAATGCTGTAGATGGTATTTTATTTGACTTGGGAGTATCTTCTCCTCAATTGGACACGCCTGAGAGAGGTTTTAGTTATAATTACGATGCTCCATTAGATATGAGAATGGACCATCAAGCAACTTTATCTGCATATGATGTTGTAAATAATTGGCCCTACGAACAATTAGTAAGAATATTTTTCCAATACGGGGAGGAGCGTTTTTCAAAACAGATCGCTCGGAAAATTGAAGCTGCTCGAGAAAAGGAACCAATTGAAACGACAAGTCAATTAGTTGACCTTATAAAGGATGGAATTCCTGCAGCGGCACGTCGGACTGGTGGACATCCTGCCAAAAGAATTTTTCAAGCTATTCGAATTGCTGTTAATGATGAACTACAAGTGTTTGAAGATGCACTTGGACAGGCTATTGACATGTTAAAGCCTGGTGGCAGAATTTCTGTTATAACTTTTCACTCATTAGAAGATAGGATGTGTAAAGTAGCTTATAAAAAAGCAAGTGAAGGTCCCCCTCTTCCCCCTGGGCTACCTGTAGTACCAGATGAGTATAAGCCAACCTTAAAGCTCGTTACAAGAAAACCTACTTTACCATCAGCTAATGAACTAGAACAAAATAACCGAGCACGTTCAGCAAAGCTGAGAATTGCGGAAAAAATGTAACTTTTTCGATATCATTTGTCCGAGACTAATTGAAGAACCTCTAAAAAGCTATATTTTCTTATCTTTTCAAAAGGCTCTTTTCGTATCTTTTGTATAAAGAATTACAAAGTGAGAACATCTAGGTATATCTTTTATGAGGTTCATAACATGTATAAGAACGAAAAGATGCCCCGAAATGTTGTTGTTTACGTGTTACCTATATACGATTAACAACAATTTATTCGATTCACAGCCTTTAAAAAAGGAGAGAAGAAATGAATGAGTAACTTAGCACACAGAGTTCAAGAACAGCGTCAACACGAAGTCAAACATAAGCGTAAATTAGTCAAAAAGAAGAGCGCGAAGATATCATTAGGTGAAAAATGTATATTGCTAATTTTTGCAACTGCAATATTAGTTGGTGGGATAACCATCATATCAAATACAGCTACGATATATGCTTTAAATAAAGAAATTCAACAAACTGAGACTTCGATAGCTGAACAAGGAAGAGTAAATACAGATTTACAGGTGGAAATTCAAGAGCTTAGTACATACGAACGGATATGGCAAAAAGCACAGGAGCTTGGGTTACAACTAAACGAAAAAAATGTAAAAGTTGTGCAGGATTGATATTATGACGATAAAAAGAAAAAATATTAACAAAGGAGCAGCGTTGTTAAGTATTGTTTTCACACTGCTCTTTTTTATGTTGTTGACCCGTTTTGTTTTTATTCAATGGTCAGGTGAAGCAGGCGGTGAAGTATTAGCAATTAAAGCTGAAGAGAAGTATAAGAGGCAAAGAACGATAGAGGCAAGAAGAGGCTCAATCTACGATAGAAATGGTGAAGTAATTGCAGAAGACATCCCTTCTTATACAATTGCGGCTGTGATTGATGAAAGCTTAACAACCGATGAAGACGATCCAAATCATGTAGTTGATCCACGTGATACTGCAGAAAAATTAGCACCGTTAATTGGCATGAATGTACATGAGATGGTAGGGATTTTAGAATTGGATAGGAAGCAAGTTGAGTTTGGACGTTATGGTCGCAATATTAGCCATCAATTGAAAAAAGAGATTGAGGAGCTAAAATTACCTGGTATCACATTTATTAGGGATGAGAAGCGTTATTATCCAAATGGCGTGTTTGCGTCGAGTGTGGTTGGGTATACAGTGAAGGAAGAAATTGAAGACGATACACAAATTCGTAAACAAACAGTGGGTATGTTAGGGCTTGAACAATTTCTAAATGAGTACTTACATGATGAAGATGGGTATATTACGTATGAAGGTGATCAACAAGGCTTTCGACTGCCTAATAAAGAGACTAAGATTGTACCACCGGAAAATGGGAATGATGTATATTTAACGATTGACAGGAAAATTCAAAGTTTTTTGGAAGATGCTATGAACAAAGTGAATGAAGAATATACACCAGAAAAAATTATTGGCGTTATTGCAAACGCAAAAACTGGTGAAATCTTAGCAATGAGTACAAGACCATCGTTTGATCCTAACGTAAGAGATATTGAAAACTATTTAAATGATGCTATTTCCTATCCTTATGAACCTGGTTCAACGATGAAAATATTTACACTTGCTGCCGCAATTGATGGCGGTGTATATGATGGCGAGGAAGACTTTAAATCAGGTTCCTATTCAGTTCCAGGGAGTAAACCGATAAATGATATAAACACTAGCTGGGGTGTTATCGATTTTAATGAAGCGGTTAGACGCTCTTCTAATGTTGGTTTTGCCATTCTTGCATATGAGAAATTAGGTCCTGATAAATTCTACGAATATTTGCAAGCTTTTCATTTTGATCAGCCTACAGGCATTGATTTACCTGGGGAGGTAGCAGGAAGTATTTTGTTTAACTATCCCATTGAACAAGTAACGACAGCCTTTGGTCAAGGAACAACTGTAACTCCTATTCAACTCGTTCAAGCAGCAACTGCTATTACTAATGGTGGTGAAATGTTACAGCCGTATATAATCGATAGAATAGTTGATTCAAGTACGAATGAAGTAATAGAGCAAGGTGAATCAAAAGTTGTAGGGAAGCCTGTTTCTAACAATACTTCTGAAGAAGTATTAGATTTGCTTGAGCAAGTTGTTGTAGGTGAACATGGGACAGGGGCAGCTTATGATATAGATGGCTATCAAGTTGCTGGAAAAACGGGAACCGCTGAAATACCAAACCCAAAAGGTGGGGGGTATTTAGAGGGACACGGGAATTATATTTTTTCCTTCCTCGGTATGGCTCCAAAAGAAGACCCTGAATTAATCATGTACGTCTCGGTGAAGATGCCGAACATAGCACCAGATGAAAAAGGGTCTGCACCAGTCTCAAAAATATTTAATCCTGTTATGGAAAGTAGTTTAAAATACTTAAATATACTTCCTACTGAAGTAGAGGACGAACAAAATAATCTACAAAACACAGCTGTAACGATAAAATCTTATATTGGAAAGTCTGCACAGGAAGCAGTTGATAGTTTACAAAAAAGCGACCTATCCCCAATATTAGTTGGGAATGGGGAAAAAATAATAGCGCAATATCCTAACAGTCAAATTGAAGTGATAGCAAATGAAAAAGTAATTTTAGTAACCGATGGAGAATTATTAATGCCTGATATGAAGGGTTGGTCATTACGGGATGTCTTAAAGGTTGTTGAACTATTAGAATTGCAGCCAAATATAGTAGGAAGTGGTTACGTTACGAAACAAAATATTTTCCCTCATTCCGTAGTTCAAAAAGGTGATTTGCTAATCATCGATCTTCAACAACCCGCGGTAACGGCTGAACTAGAAAATGAATCATCTATGGATGGTGAGGACGCCGATTTAGAACAAGGTGAAGAAGAGGAAACAATTGAAGTGTTAGACTAAATGTGATCTGTTCTAAACAATCATGTACAAGCATATATTTGAACGAGCAATTTTATGGGAGGTTCACTTATATGCGTGTGTCTCAAGTTACAGTAAGAAAAAGGTTAACTTTAACTTTATTAGTAGGTTTACTCATCTTTTTTATTATTGATGTACGGTTAGGGTATGTTCAATTTTTATTAGGCAATGAATTAACTGAGAAGGCAGAAGGCTTATGGAGTCGGGATATAAAATTTGAACCTAAACGTGGCGAAATACTAGATCGAAATGGCGTTCCATTAGCAACAAACATAAGTGCCCCTACTGTTTGGGTTGTCCCTAGACAGATAGAAGATCCTGTTCTCACGGCAACTAAACTAGCCGAAGCATTAGACATGTCAAAAGAAAAAGCATACAAACTTGTCACTGCTGAAGAGGTGAATGTCAGAATTCACCCAGAGGGTAGAAAAATATCTCATGAGAAGGCAAATGAGATTCAGGAGTTAGACCTAGCCGGTGTATATATCGGTGAAGACTCCAAGCGTCATTATCCATTTGGCAGCTATTTATCCCATGTATTAGGGTTTGCTGGCATTGATAATCAAGGTTTAATGGGTCTTGAACTTTATTATGACAAACAGTTAAATGGTGAACAAGGCTCTGTACAATTTTATGCTGATGCGAAAGGGAAACGGATGCCGGATATGGCAGATGATTACAACCCACCAATTGATGGTAATGATTTGAAGCTAACCATTGATACGAGGGTTCAGACGATCATTGAACGTGAATTAGACATTGCTCAAGCTGCTTATAATCCAGATGGGATTATTGCAATTGCTATGGACCCTAACAACGGAGAAATACTTGGTATGGCGTCTAGACCAGATTTTGATCCAGCTAATTTTCAAAATGTTGCCCCAGAAATATACAACAGAAATTTGCCAGTTTGGAGTACGTATGAACCAGGTTCAACCTTTAAAATTATCACTTTAGCAGCTGCTTTACAAGAGGAAGAAGTTAATTTAACTGAAGATCATTTTTATGACTCGGGCTCAATTTCTGTAGCTGGATCTAAGCTTAGGTGTTGGAAAAGTGGAGGTCATGGCAGTCAGTCATTTTTGGAGGTTGTACAAAATTCATGTAACCCAGGCTTTGTAGAGCTGGGTCAAAGGTTAGGCAAAGATAAATTATTTTCTTACATTACTGCATTTGGTTTTGGAGAAAAAACTGGAATAGATTTGGCTGGAGAAGGGACAGGAATTCTGTTTGATTTGGAAAAGGTAGGGCCAGTCGAACTCGCCACAACTGCTTTTGGTCAAGGGGTTTCTGTTACGCCAATTCAACAAGTTGCTGCAGTAGCTGCTGCGGTCAATGGTGGAATATTGTACACACCCTATATCGCGAAGGAATGGATTGATCCAATAACAGGTGATGTGATAAGTCGAAATACTCCTGATGAAAAGCGCCGTGTCATTTCAGAAGAGGTATCAGAACAAGTGCGATACGCTCTAGAAAGTGTTGTAGCGCTAGGGACAGGAAAAGGTGCATATGTTGATGGTTATAGAGTGGGTGGAAAAACAGGAACTGCTCAAAAAGCTGTAGACGGTCGTTATTTAGAGAATAATTATGTTGTATCGTTCATAGGCTTTGCCCCAGCAGATGATCCTCAAATTGTTGTTTATATTGCAGTAGATAACCCAAAAAATACAGTTCAATTCGGCGGAGTGGTAGCTGCTCCTATTGTTGGAAATATAATGGATGATAGTTTAAGGGCTTTAGATGTTAAACAAAGAGATGGACAAATTGAGAAAGAAGCAACTTGGTTAGATGAACCGCAAATTACTGTACCTAATCTTGTAGGATTAACTAAGAAGGATCTTCATACGCAACTCGTAAATTTAAAGATAGACAGTAGCGGAGAAGGTGATGAAGTCATACAACAAGCTCCAGCTGCTGGCGCAAAAGTAAAGCAAGGTTCCACCATTAGAGTGTTTTTTGGTGATACAGACAAAGAACGCGAGTAAAAAAATTTTGATCTATCACTCCATTTTAGTTTATGATTATTGAATATAGAAGTAATCCTCCCCACCTATAAAGGTGGGGTAATTAATCATCAAGTTGTAATGGTTGTTCAAATAAGTGTGATCGAGTTTATGGTGATCTAAGCTACATTAGAAACAAGTATTGATGAAAAAGATAATTCGTTTTATAATTTTTTTTGTGTTTAAATTATATAGTATACATATATACATAACTTTGAATACGATGATAGTCATATCTATATAGATATAATACTGAGAGGAATTGGTTTTATGGACTTACAAACTTTGCAATCATTGTTGTATGATTTTCCAAGGAAGGTTGCGGAAAATCCAACTATTACTTCAATAGAAACTAACTCACGTGACGTAAAGCAAGGAAGTCTGTTTATTTGTATAAAAGGGTATACGGTTGATGGACACGATTTTGCACAAGAAGCGATCAATAAAGGTGCCGTAGCAGTCATTGCTGAAAAACCATTAGATGTGGATGTCCCAGTAGTCGTTGTACAGGATACGACACGTGCAGTATCAGTTATTGCAGATGCTTTCTATGACCAGCCAACTAAACGGTTTAGGCTG
This Cytobacillus sp. IB215665 DNA region includes the following protein-coding sequences:
- the mraZ gene encoding division/cell wall cluster transcriptional repressor MraZ, with protein sequence MFMGEFHHNIDQKGRMIIPVKFRDNLGDSFVLTRGLDQCLFAYPLSEWSIIEEKLKSLPLTKKDARAFTRFFFSGAIDCEIDKQGRINIPISLRKYALIEKECVVIGVSNRIEIWSKISWDQYVSESEESFAEIAENMIDFNF
- the rsmH gene encoding 16S rRNA (cytosine(1402)-N(4))-methyltransferase RsmH; amino-acid sequence: MFKHKTVLLDEAVDGLRINPDGIYVDCTLGGAGHSELIASKLSNSGRLIAFDQDETAIEHAKKKLAKHQDKITIIKSNFRYIQQKLAEIDINAVDGILFDLGVSSPQLDTPERGFSYNYDAPLDMRMDHQATLSAYDVVNNWPYEQLVRIFFQYGEERFSKQIARKIEAAREKEPIETTSQLVDLIKDGIPAAARRTGGHPAKRIFQAIRIAVNDELQVFEDALGQAIDMLKPGGRISVITFHSLEDRMCKVAYKKASEGPPLPPGLPVVPDEYKPTLKLVTRKPTLPSANELEQNNRARSAKLRIAEKM
- the ftsL gene encoding cell division protein FtsL: MSNLAHRVQEQRQHEVKHKRKLVKKKSAKISLGEKCILLIFATAILVGGITIISNTATIYALNKEIQQTETSIAEQGRVNTDLQVEIQELSTYERIWQKAQELGLQLNEKNVKVVQD
- a CDS encoding penicillin-binding protein, with the translated sequence MTIKRKNINKGAALLSIVFTLLFFMLLTRFVFIQWSGEAGGEVLAIKAEEKYKRQRTIEARRGSIYDRNGEVIAEDIPSYTIAAVIDESLTTDEDDPNHVVDPRDTAEKLAPLIGMNVHEMVGILELDRKQVEFGRYGRNISHQLKKEIEELKLPGITFIRDEKRYYPNGVFASSVVGYTVKEEIEDDTQIRKQTVGMLGLEQFLNEYLHDEDGYITYEGDQQGFRLPNKETKIVPPENGNDVYLTIDRKIQSFLEDAMNKVNEEYTPEKIIGVIANAKTGEILAMSTRPSFDPNVRDIENYLNDAISYPYEPGSTMKIFTLAAAIDGGVYDGEEDFKSGSYSVPGSKPINDINTSWGVIDFNEAVRRSSNVGFAILAYEKLGPDKFYEYLQAFHFDQPTGIDLPGEVAGSILFNYPIEQVTTAFGQGTTVTPIQLVQAATAITNGGEMLQPYIIDRIVDSSTNEVIEQGESKVVGKPVSNNTSEEVLDLLEQVVVGEHGTGAAYDIDGYQVAGKTGTAEIPNPKGGGYLEGHGNYIFSFLGMAPKEDPELIMYVSVKMPNIAPDEKGSAPVSKIFNPVMESSLKYLNILPTEVEDEQNNLQNTAVTIKSYIGKSAQEAVDSLQKSDLSPILVGNGEKIIAQYPNSQIEVIANEKVILVTDGELLMPDMKGWSLRDVLKVVELLELQPNIVGSGYVTKQNIFPHSVVQKGDLLIIDLQQPAVTAELENESSMDGEDADLEQGEEEETIEVLD
- a CDS encoding stage V sporulation protein D, coding for MRVSQVTVRKRLTLTLLVGLLIFFIIDVRLGYVQFLLGNELTEKAEGLWSRDIKFEPKRGEILDRNGVPLATNISAPTVWVVPRQIEDPVLTATKLAEALDMSKEKAYKLVTAEEVNVRIHPEGRKISHEKANEIQELDLAGVYIGEDSKRHYPFGSYLSHVLGFAGIDNQGLMGLELYYDKQLNGEQGSVQFYADAKGKRMPDMADDYNPPIDGNDLKLTIDTRVQTIIERELDIAQAAYNPDGIIAIAMDPNNGEILGMASRPDFDPANFQNVAPEIYNRNLPVWSTYEPGSTFKIITLAAALQEEEVNLTEDHFYDSGSISVAGSKLRCWKSGGHGSQSFLEVVQNSCNPGFVELGQRLGKDKLFSYITAFGFGEKTGIDLAGEGTGILFDLEKVGPVELATTAFGQGVSVTPIQQVAAVAAAVNGGILYTPYIAKEWIDPITGDVISRNTPDEKRRVISEEVSEQVRYALESVVALGTGKGAYVDGYRVGGKTGTAQKAVDGRYLENNYVVSFIGFAPADDPQIVVYIAVDNPKNTVQFGGVVAAPIVGNIMDDSLRALDVKQRDGQIEKEATWLDEPQITVPNLVGLTKKDLHTQLVNLKIDSSGEGDEVIQQAPAAGAKVKQGSTIRVFFGDTDKERE